One window of the uncultured Treponema sp. genome contains the following:
- a CDS encoding methyl-accepting chemotaxis protein, which translates to MKKGKLSVSIGIQTSLIITFLVAIQLVVIVNLTRKDLLEDAYSKYLELARSYSSEISSVLEKSKIGMDVYVNADVCKTENPAEIVSWLQNHSYLRRSWFDYVAFVDQDGNFKSDMGTHTVVTDRDYFKAIMQNGADSFVDNPSPSKVSGKLVIHINRALKVNGKTIGFFSGVTTSERLSRFVENTELGNTGVSALISGTGLMIASSGNSNEVDKLFETEDAKKILSNSSVNGDGIINTANGKYYLFYSIVEGTDWRNCIVISEAEVLSIFRKIVSIIVISNFIIGIAVISGVIVNLIRKTQPLIVLEQSINKIASGNADLTKRIELKKVSNDEIGGIITSFNTFMEKLQSIIIVIKQLKDELLKVDSDLDAGTQDTATSISQIISNIKNVVNGINSNSESVDQTTNVLDKISIGIDNLNNMIESQSACVTEASAAVEQMIGNINSVNSSVGKMADSFESLEKKSSEGVQKQDDVNSRILVIASESQSLQEANAVISSIAEQTNLLAMNAAIEAAHAGEAGKGFSVVADEIRKLSETSSEQSKTIGDQLQKITDGIEEIVSASKIASETFSAVSNEMVETNNLVSQIKNAMQEQGEGSRQISLALTQMNDSTVQVRESSKQMSEGGKAILNEIKTLQDSTLSMKQGMSEMSAGARKINETGNALSGISNLMAQSIKKLGNEVDLFKV; encoded by the coding sequence ATGAAAAAAGGAAAACTTTCAGTCTCGATTGGAATTCAGACATCTCTTATTATAACGTTTTTAGTTGCCATTCAGCTTGTTGTTATTGTAAATTTAACAAGAAAAGATTTGCTGGAAGATGCCTATTCTAAGTATTTAGAGCTTGCAAGGTCTTATTCTTCTGAAATATCTTCAGTTCTTGAAAAATCTAAGATTGGAATGGATGTGTATGTCAATGCCGATGTTTGCAAAACTGAGAATCCGGCTGAAATAGTTTCTTGGCTGCAAAACCATTCATATTTAAGAAGATCTTGGTTTGATTATGTAGCTTTTGTTGATCAAGATGGAAACTTTAAATCTGATATGGGAACTCACACTGTTGTAACAGACCGTGATTATTTTAAAGCGATAATGCAAAATGGAGCGGATTCATTTGTAGACAATCCTAGTCCTTCTAAAGTTTCTGGAAAACTAGTTATTCACATTAACCGCGCGCTTAAAGTAAACGGAAAAACAATCGGATTTTTCTCTGGAGTAACAACTTCGGAACGGTTGAGCCGCTTTGTAGAAAATACAGAACTTGGTAATACTGGGGTTTCTGCCCTTATTTCTGGAACTGGACTTATGATAGCTTCTTCTGGAAATTCTAATGAGGTTGATAAGCTTTTTGAGACAGAAGATGCAAAGAAAATTCTTTCAAATTCAAGTGTAAACGGCGACGGCATTATAAATACTGCCAACGGAAAATATTATCTTTTCTATTCCATAGTTGAAGGAACTGACTGGCGCAACTGCATTGTTATTTCCGAGGCGGAAGTTCTTAGCATTTTTAGAAAAATTGTTTCTATTATAGTTATTTCAAACTTTATCATTGGAATTGCTGTAATTTCCGGCGTGATTGTCAATTTAATCCGCAAAACGCAGCCTCTTATTGTTCTTGAGCAGTCTATAAATAAAATTGCTTCAGGAAATGCAGATTTGACCAAGCGTATTGAACTTAAGAAAGTAAGCAATGATGAAATAGGCGGAATTATAACAAGCTTCAATACTTTTATGGAAAAACTGCAAAGCATAATTATTGTTATTAAGCAACTGAAAGATGAGCTTCTAAAAGTTGATTCAGACTTGGATGCAGGAACTCAGGATACAGCAACTTCTATAAGCCAGATAATTTCAAATATCAAAAATGTTGTAAACGGCATAAACAGCAATTCCGAAAGTGTAGATCAGACAACAAATGTTCTTGATAAAATTTCCATTGGAATTGACAATCTGAACAATATGATTGAAAGCCAGTCTGCCTGTGTTACAGAAGCATCTGCGGCTGTTGAGCAGATGATTGGCAATATAAATTCTGTAAATTCTTCTGTTGGAAAGATGGCTGATTCATTTGAAAGTCTTGAAAAAAAATCTTCTGAGGGTGTGCAAAAGCAGGATGATGTGAATTCAAGAATTCTTGTAATTGCAAGCGAGTCTCAGTCTTTGCAGGAAGCGAATGCCGTTATTTCAAGCATTGCGGAACAGACAAATCTTCTTGCCATGAACGCTGCAATCGAAGCCGCTCACGCGGGTGAAGCCGGAAAAGGATTCAGTGTTGTTGCAGATGAAATCCGCAAGCTTTCTGAAACTTCATCTGAACAGTCAAAAACAATTGGAGACCAGCTGCAGAAAATAACTGATGGAATTGAAGAGATTGTTTCCGCCTCAAAGATTGCATCCGAAACTTTTTCCGCTGTTTCAAATGAAATGGTAGAAACAAACAATCTTGTGTCTCAGATAAAAAATGCTATGCAGGAACAAGGCGAAGGTTCGCGTCAGATTTCTCTTGCGCTTACACAAATGAACGACAGCACTGTGCAAGTAAGAGAGTCTTCCAAGCAGATGTCGGAAGGCGGAAAGGCAATTCTAAATGAAATAAAAACTTTGCAAGATTCAACTTTGAGCATGAAGCAAGGAATGAGCGAAATGTCTGCCGGTGCAAGAAAAATAAATGAAACCGGAAATGCGTTGTCTGGAATTTCTAATCTTATGGCGCAGTCTATAAAGAAACTTGGAAACGAAGTTGATTTGTTCAAAGTATAA
- a CDS encoding GTP-binding protein: protein MKKLTPITLLCGYLGAGKTTLLNKVLSNQEGYKVAVIVNDIGEVNFDEKLIADGAKITDTSSIVPLTNGCICCTLKTQLAQNIENLIKSGKFDYIMIEASGVCEPMPIVQELETIKNGKVDNVVGVVDAARLVDEFAGGDKLLKKDSIEEEDVESLLVQQIEFCSTLVINKKDLVSDEEFKKVRKVIEVLHPGVKIIETSHGDVDVKEIMGTNSFEFDSVYASAGWCKHLEEDEVEDEHHEEHHHHEEEHDEHEEHHHHEHDEHDHEGHEHHHHHEHRHEGESEDEYGIGTFIYYRRKPFDRQLLDEYANTWPRNIIRCKGLMWFADEPEMAWVFETSGRQIQAGYSGQWVAACSPAEQKKILEENPKIKDEWDKDVGDRMIKLCIIGQNLDKEKISAELDKCLAK, encoded by the coding sequence ATGAAGAAATTAACACCTATAACACTCCTCTGCGGTTACCTTGGAGCAGGAAAAACAACTCTTCTAAACAAAGTTCTTTCGAATCAGGAAGGATATAAAGTCGCAGTTATTGTAAATGACATTGGCGAAGTAAATTTTGACGAGAAACTTATTGCCGACGGAGCAAAAATAACAGACACATCAAGCATTGTTCCTTTGACAAACGGATGTATCTGCTGCACACTCAAAACTCAGCTTGCCCAGAACATCGAAAACCTCATAAAGAGCGGCAAATTCGACTATATTATGATTGAAGCAAGCGGCGTATGCGAGCCAATGCCTATTGTTCAGGAACTTGAAACAATAAAGAACGGCAAAGTTGACAATGTTGTAGGCGTTGTTGACGCGGCGCGTCTTGTTGACGAGTTTGCAGGCGGAGACAAGCTCTTGAAAAAGGATTCCATAGAGGAAGAAGACGTAGAAAGCCTTCTTGTTCAGCAGATTGAATTCTGTTCAACTCTCGTAATCAACAAAAAAGACTTGGTTTCTGATGAAGAATTCAAAAAAGTACGCAAAGTTATTGAAGTTCTTCACCCGGGTGTAAAGATAATTGAAACAAGCCACGGCGATGTAGATGTAAAAGAAATCATGGGAACAAATTCATTTGAATTTGATAGCGTTTATGCAAGCGCAGGCTGGTGCAAGCATCTTGAAGAAGACGAAGTTGAAGATGAACATCACGAAGAGCACCATCACCATGAAGAAGAACACGATGAGCATGAGGAACATCATCACCACGAACATGATGAGCATGACCATGAAGGACACGAGCATCACCATCATCATGAGCATCGCCACGAAGGAGAAAGCGAAGACGAATATGGAATAGGAACTTTCATCTATTATAGAAGAAAACCGTTTGACCGCCAGCTTTTGGACGAATACGCAAACACTTGGCCTCGCAATATAATCCGCTGCAAAGGTCTTATGTGGTTTGCAGATGAGCCAGAGATGGCTTGGGTGTTTGAAACTTCCGGTAGACAGATTCAAGCTGGATATTCCGGACAGTGGGTTGCGGCCTGTTCACCTGCCGAGCAGAAAAAAATCCTTGAAGAAAATCCAAAGATAAAGGATGAATGGGACAAAGATGTAGGCGACAGAATGATTAAGCTCTGTATAATCGGTCAGAATCTGGACAAGGAAAAAATTTCCGCAGAACTTGACAAATGCCTTGCAAAATAA
- a CDS encoding AraC family transcriptional regulator — protein MIQWKPRKIIFIGNQTPLLKILAKENETEVISSVSFLSTVATRFVPDLIVFDSIQDADILEVRKTEKLIFVPVLITAENFKELNNLNSISDFSNVIICNQSVSQCSQFVERLKNLMSKKQPVLPSRTGSIVKYAILYMNKNLSKKISRNTLADQVGVDPDYLTRIFHKEMGIGISAYLSLFRLEEGHKLLSLTGMKIQDIAKECGFSNPAYFINSYRARFGISPGTVRKEGLSSATAF, from the coding sequence ATGATTCAATGGAAACCACGGAAAATAATTTTTATAGGCAACCAGACGCCTCTTTTAAAGATTCTTGCAAAAGAAAATGAAACGGAAGTAATTTCATCTGTCAGTTTTCTTTCCACTGTTGCCACAAGGTTTGTTCCGGATTTGATTGTTTTTGATAGCATACAGGACGCGGACATTCTTGAAGTGCGAAAAACTGAAAAACTAATATTTGTTCCAGTTCTAATTACAGCAGAAAATTTTAAAGAACTTAACAATCTAAATTCAATTTCTGATTTTTCAAATGTAATTATCTGCAACCAGTCTGTTTCTCAATGCAGCCAGTTTGTTGAGCGGCTGAAAAATCTTATGTCAAAGAAACAGCCAGTTCTGCCGTCAAGAACAGGTTCTATTGTAAAGTACGCGATTCTTTATATGAACAAAAATCTTTCTAAAAAAATCAGTAGAAACACACTTGCAGACCAAGTTGGAGTTGACCCGGATTATCTTACACGCATTTTTCACAAGGAAATGGGAATTGGAATTTCCGCATATCTTAGTCTTTTCAGATTAGAAGAAGGACATAAGCTTCTTTCACTTACAGGAATGAAAATTCAGGATATTGCAAAGGAATGCGGATTTTCGAACCCGGCGTATTTTATAAATTCTTACCGCGCAAGATTTGGAATTTCTCCCGGAACAGTAAGAAAAGAAGGACTTTCATCTGCAACTGCTTTTTAA
- the pth gene encoding aminoacyl-tRNA hydrolase, whose amino-acid sequence MIQLIAFLGNYGREYSGTRHNVPWIFEDHLPFASKISWQTKHKSEFSCVDYADFLNWLKDFSLIKPRQDGTLPVASNAPDKIYFMKPLTYMNLSGEAVGEAARFFKIKPENILILHDEIELPLGTLSLKWSGGLGGHNGLRSIKEHLGTADFWRLRFGVGKPVHGSVADFVLGSFSEDEKIVLSQVFSQANILFSKILTSSQPEKLIPEWGKKKVIPETK is encoded by the coding sequence ATGATTCAGCTAATTGCATTTTTAGGAAACTACGGAAGAGAATATTCAGGCACAAGGCATAATGTTCCCTGGATTTTTGAAGACCATCTTCCGTTTGCATCAAAAATTTCTTGGCAGACAAAGCATAAGTCAGAGTTTTCTTGTGTTGACTATGCGGACTTTTTAAATTGGCTAAAGGATTTTTCACTTATAAAACCAAGACAAGACGGAACTTTGCCAGTTGCTTCAAATGCTCCAGACAAAATTTACTTTATGAAGCCTTTAACTTATATGAATTTAAGCGGAGAGGCAGTTGGAGAAGCTGCCCGTTTCTTTAAAATAAAGCCTGAAAACATTCTCATTCTGCATGATGAAATTGAACTTCCGCTTGGAACACTCAGTTTAAAGTGGTCTGGAGGACTTGGAGGACACAACGGACTTCGCTCAATAAAGGAACATCTTGGAACTGCGGATTTTTGGAGGCTAAGATTCGGAGTTGGAAAGCCAGTCCACGGAAGCGTCGCTGATTTTGTGCTAGGCTCATTTTCAGAAGATGAAAAAATAGTGCTTTCACAAGTTTTTTCACAGGCAAATATTCTTTTTTCAAAAATTTTGACTTCATCACAGCCAGAAAAACTTATTCCTGAATGGGGAAAGAAAAAAGTTATTCCAGAAACAAAATAA
- the mazG gene encoding nucleoside triphosphate pyrophosphohydrolase, whose protein sequence is MEKSELTKKIENLSVPAVSFNRLFELANILRKECPWDKIQTPQTLRSTLIEETFETVDAITEKSPSHVREELGDVFFNLIFIAKCFEEENEFTIDQVLNEVCEKLIRRHPHIFENTSESKTSAKIQSASDVKAQWDKIKDNVEGRKQESAIDSVPKGFPPLLKAFKILKKAAKEGFDWRETEQAYDKVKEELTEVKESLSENTEEEVGDLLLSCVNLSRKLNVDPSVALEKAINKFSARFKFVEKNMKQENLEMKAENDNKMMEFWKSAKIIENTADL, encoded by the coding sequence ATGGAAAAATCAGAACTTACAAAGAAAATAGAAAATCTTTCAGTGCCAGCGGTTTCATTCAACAGGCTTTTTGAACTTGCAAATATTCTGCGCAAAGAATGCCCTTGGGATAAAATTCAAACTCCACAGACATTAAGAAGCACATTAATAGAAGAAACATTTGAAACCGTTGATGCTATAACAGAAAAAAGCCCAAGCCACGTGCGCGAAGAGCTCGGCGATGTGTTTTTCAATCTTATTTTCATTGCAAAATGCTTTGAAGAAGAAAACGAATTTACAATTGATCAGGTTTTAAATGAAGTCTGCGAAAAACTTATCCGAAGGCATCCGCATATTTTTGAAAATACAAGCGAATCCAAAACTTCAGCAAAAATTCAAAGCGCATCAGATGTAAAAGCGCAGTGGGACAAAATAAAAGACAATGTGGAAGGCAGAAAACAGGAAAGCGCAATTGATTCTGTTCCAAAAGGATTTCCGCCGCTTTTAAAAGCATTTAAAATTTTAAAGAAAGCTGCAAAAGAAGGCTTTGACTGGCGTGAAACCGAACAGGCTTATGACAAAGTAAAGGAAGAATTAACTGAAGTAAAGGAATCCTTGTCTGAAAACACAGAAGAAGAAGTTGGCGACTTGCTTTTGTCATGTGTAAATTTAAGCCGAAAACTTAACGTAGATCCGTCAGTTGCGCTTGAAAAAGCCATAAACAAGTTCAGCGCAAGATTCAAGTTTGTTGAAAAAAACATGAAGCAGGAAAATCTTGAAATGAAAGCCGAAAATGACAATAAAATGATGGAATTTTGGAAATCGGCAAAGATTATTGAAAATACAGCAGATTTATAG
- a CDS encoding ATP-dependent Clp protease proteolytic subunit codes for MIKKIDGIVLEDEKEEKKAENAAPDPLAEKFLKTRQILLSGEICEELAEKIIRQLLILEADNDKPIYIYIDSPGGDVYAGFAIFDTIRFINAPVYIIGTGLIASAAALILLSVPKERRLGLPHSSYLIHQPSSGMKGVATDIEIHAAELAKTRTKINEIISEQTGTSLEKVSKDTDRDYWLNSEEAVQYGLICKVITNRKDLG; via the coding sequence ATGATCAAAAAAATTGATGGCATCGTTCTGGAAGATGAAAAAGAGGAAAAAAAGGCTGAAAACGCAGCTCCAGATCCTCTTGCAGAAAAATTTCTAAAGACAAGACAAATCCTTTTAAGCGGCGAAATCTGCGAAGAACTTGCAGAAAAAATTATAAGACAGCTTTTGATTCTTGAAGCAGACAACGACAAGCCAATTTACATTTATATTGACAGTCCTGGCGGAGATGTTTACGCAGGATTCGCAATTTTTGACACAATCCGCTTTATAAATGCGCCAGTTTATATAATTGGAACAGGACTTATTGCAAGTGCGGCAGCATTGATTCTTCTTTCTGTGCCAAAAGAACGCCGGCTTGGTCTTCCGCATTCAAGCTACCTGATTCATCAGCCTTCAAGCGGAATGAAAGGCGTTGCGACAGACATTGAAATTCATGCCGCAGAACTTGCAAAGACACGCACAAAAATAAATGAGATAATTTCAGAGCAGACAGGAACTTCATTGGAAAAAGTTTCAAAGGACACTGACCGCGACTACTGGCTTAATTCAGAAGAGGCGGTTCAATATGGACTTATCTGTAAAGTAATTACAAACCGCAAAGACTTAGGCTGA
- a CDS encoding GNAT family N-acetyltransferase — protein sequence MTFELTDSIKNDIMFAMEDQNSQSAFDAAENKVVSFVKNFDNPAEDLKIDENKVYSLPNWTSDDGFDLMEAFSENCRSPLARNELKRCLQSRRGVFRNFKNILKAYPDVEKRWFAFKTKKMLSKINEWYNDLRETWGLELLEEDSADETEDLVRNDFEFKEYDSARDKECVDRAVEIMAEEYKNSLEGEIGISIAAMWRYQSAFSKSENKYGFVCYSHLKEFLGCILFSSCPSSAKRTAVVTDFFVFQNYRGLGIGKELFQKCLEKAKNNGIQWVLFSNTIIPESMEHLLSQFSFEKLGSGYIVDLLKD from the coding sequence ATGACATTCGAGCTTACAGATTCCATTAAAAATGACATTATGTTTGCCATGGAAGACCAAAATTCCCAAAGCGCTTTTGATGCTGCGGAAAACAAGGTTGTAAGTTTCGTAAAAAACTTTGACAATCCGGCAGAAGACTTAAAAATAGATGAAAACAAAGTTTATTCCTTGCCAAACTGGACAAGCGATGATGGTTTTGATCTTATGGAAGCCTTTTCAGAAAACTGCCGTTCACCTTTAGCGAGGAATGAATTAAAAAGATGCTTGCAAAGCAGAAGGGGGGTGTTCAGAAATTTTAAGAATATTCTAAAAGCGTATCCAGATGTTGAAAAAAGATGGTTTGCATTCAAAACAAAGAAAATGCTTTCCAAAATCAACGAATGGTACAATGACTTGCGCGAGACTTGGGGACTTGAGCTTCTTGAAGAAGATTCCGCAGATGAAACGGAAGACCTTGTTCGGAATGATTTTGAGTTCAAGGAATACGATTCTGCCAGGGACAAGGAATGCGTTGATCGTGCAGTTGAAATAATGGCAGAAGAATATAAAAACAGCCTTGAAGGCGAGATTGGAATTTCCATTGCTGCAATGTGGCGTTACCAGTCAGCTTTTTCTAAAAGTGAGAATAAGTATGGTTTTGTTTGCTATTCCCACTTAAAAGAATTTTTGGGCTGCATTTTATTTTCATCATGTCCGTCCTCGGCAAAAAGAACAGCTGTAGTTACTGATTTTTTTGTCTTTCAGAATTACCGTGGCTTAGGCATAGGAAAGGAACTTTTCCAAAAATGTCTGGAAAAAGCAAAAAACAACGGAATTCAGTGGGTTTTATTTTCAAATACAATTATTCCGGAATCCATGGAGCATTTATTAAGCCAATTTTCTTTTGAAAAGCTAGGATCCGGCTATATTGTAGATTTATTAAAAGATTAA
- a CDS encoding DbpA RNA binding domain-containing protein, which produces MAYNNNREGFKLNEENIASFLKDAVNRVEKASNAEIETLKQIKKLFKKNVPFSRRSYVAALLIKNANSGFKSNRFSRTEKTEKFGRSDRNERFSRNESRQSERNSEERKERAEKSPRVTIDPSVADTIFISVGRSRGVFPRDLVGLLVSVAGLERSRIGEIRVLSNYSFITLFAEDCDKTIKALNEYEYRGRKLSVSYSRKKDENEASGNAESASTEPAVSEDTIPANVVNDAHADTSANTEEAKIAAEQSAFAASMDNQPVEDKPYSETTDDGQVKSHFGNGEAY; this is translated from the coding sequence ATGGCATACAACAATAACCGTGAAGGTTTTAAATTGAACGAAGAAAACATCGCATCATTTTTAAAAGATGCAGTAAACCGCGTGGAAAAAGCAAGCAATGCAGAAATTGAAACATTAAAGCAGATTAAAAAGCTTTTCAAAAAGAATGTTCCGTTTTCACGCAGAAGCTATGTAGCAGCATTGCTCATCAAAAATGCAAATTCAGGCTTCAAGAGCAACCGCTTCAGCCGCACAGAAAAAACAGAAAAGTTCGGACGCTCAGACAGAAACGAACGTTTTTCAAGAAATGAAAGCCGCCAGTCAGAAAGAAATTCAGAAGAACGCAAGGAGCGCGCAGAAAAATCTCCACGCGTAACAATCGACCCTTCAGTTGCAGATACAATTTTTATAAGCGTTGGAAGAAGCCGCGGAGTTTTCCCAAGAGATTTAGTCGGACTTCTTGTAAGCGTTGCAGGTCTTGAACGCTCGCGCATCGGAGAAATCAGAGTTCTTTCAAACTATTCTTTTATAACACTCTTTGCGGAAGACTGCGATAAGACAATCAAGGCTTTGAACGAATATGAATACCGCGGAAGAAAATTGAGCGTAAGCTATTCACGCAAAAAGGATGAAAATGAAGCTTCTGGAAATGCAGAATCTGCTTCAACAGAGCCTGCCGTTTCAGAAGATACAATACCTGCAAACGTTGTAAATGATGCGCACGCAGACACATCGGCAAACACAGAAGAAGCAAAAATTGCGGCGGAACAGAGCGCATTCGCGGCTTCAATGGACAATCAGCCAGTTGAAGACAAGCCATATTCAGAAACAACTGATGACGGTCAGGTAAAATCTCACTTTGGAAACGGTGAAGCATATTGA
- a CDS encoding MBL fold metallo-hydrolase yields MIHAIQTGPFSVNTYIVSLKGSDALIVDPACCKFSNDEDKFFSYLKENNLVPKVIFLTHGHFDHVAGMNAIKQKFPDAKILIHSNDAHFIGNGSEILQRISLEPMNFLEFLPFVSNLPEADFLVSDNTTLSSYIQNIPLLENWKILHTPGHTKGSCCLYNQTEKILISGDTVFHRSWGRTDLFSGSDADMKHSLNRIYTELPDDTKVFPGHNYYGFTLGEN; encoded by the coding sequence TTGATTCATGCCATACAAACAGGACCTTTCAGCGTTAACACTTACATTGTAAGCCTGAAAGGTTCTGACGCATTGATTGTAGATCCAGCCTGCTGCAAATTCTCAAATGACGAGGACAAGTTTTTCTCCTATTTGAAAGAAAATAATCTTGTTCCAAAAGTTATATTTTTAACCCACGGACATTTTGACCATGTGGCAGGAATGAATGCAATAAAGCAAAAGTTTCCCGATGCAAAAATCCTTATTCATTCAAACGACGCGCACTTTATAGGAAACGGAAGTGAAATTCTGCAAAGAATCTCGCTTGAACCAATGAATTTCCTTGAGTTTTTGCCGTTTGTTTCAAATCTTCCAGAAGCAGATTTTTTAGTTTCTGACAACACAACTCTTTCTTCATATATACAGAATATTCCGCTCCTTGAAAACTGGAAAATCCTTCACACACCCGGACACACAAAAGGCTCTTGCTGCCTATATAATCAAACTGAAAAAATTCTGATAAGCGGCGACACTGTTTTTCACCGTTCTTGGGGACGCACAGATCTTTTCAGCGGAAGCGATGCAGATATGAAACACAGCCTGAACAGAATTTACACAGAACTTCCAGACGACACAAAAGTGTTTCCCGGACATAATTACTACGGCTTCACACTCGGAGAAAATTAG
- the ftsH gene encoding ATP-dependent zinc metalloprotease FtsH, whose translation MNDKKDDDKKQTKNDPYDFFKLSIDNEKGDKKPSGNGPQKGPPFWTILLVLAGVLIAVNMMFSSKPTDLIDFSEFRNLIDQGQIVRVELGENYFTGYTSHSAGASQPSRFGFMGMPLGTESGGVYRTSGVLMEGFIEFLDEKGVDYKFVTRQNNYLIQLLLNLVIPFGFIFLMYFFIFRKMGGGIGGMGSILGGGGRSKAVDEGKVKTRFQDVAGVDEAKEELMELVDFLKQPKKYTDIGGKIPKGALLVGPPGTGKTLLARAVAGEAGVPFFRISGSDFVEMFVGVGASRVRDLFRAAREKAPCIIFIDELDAIGKSRVNNLGGNDEREQTLNQLLVEMDGFDNEKGLIILAATNRPDILDPALLRPGRFDRQIVVDKPDVKGREEILRLHAKNVKIDPSVDFSAVAHATSGFAGADLANIVNEAALLAVRAGRKVVLMDDFDEAIEKTLVGLKKKSRVVKENERKIVAYHETGHALVAAFTPGSDPVHKITIIPRGMGALGYTLQRSEDDQFLYSKKELMGQIDVLLGGRAAEQIIFGEISTGASNDISRATDIIKRMITDYGMSEKFKNVTLGKSGRGYGTQEPELVREFSEDTQKYVDEEIARVMEERYQFVLKTLKKHGNLLEYIAQRLLEKETMDGKEFQEIVKAEDHCNELEATAVKNSSEEKPKRTRKPRAKKTSTEEK comes from the coding sequence ATGAACGACAAAAAAGATGACGACAAGAAGCAGACTAAAAATGATCCTTATGATTTTTTCAAGCTTTCTATAGACAATGAGAAGGGAGACAAAAAGCCTTCTGGCAATGGTCCGCAGAAAGGCCCGCCTTTTTGGACAATACTTTTAGTTCTTGCCGGTGTTCTTATAGCCGTGAATATGATGTTTTCTTCCAAGCCAACTGATTTGATTGATTTTTCAGAATTCAGAAATCTTATAGATCAAGGGCAGATTGTCCGTGTTGAGCTTGGTGAAAATTATTTTACTGGCTATACTTCGCATTCTGCAGGCGCTTCTCAGCCTTCACGCTTTGGCTTTATGGGAATGCCTCTTGGAACTGAAAGCGGCGGTGTCTACAGAACTTCTGGCGTTCTTATGGAAGGCTTTATTGAATTCCTTGATGAAAAAGGCGTGGACTACAAATTTGTAACGCGGCAGAACAATTATCTTATTCAGCTTTTGCTTAACCTTGTGATTCCGTTTGGCTTTATTTTCTTAATGTATTTCTTTATTTTCAGGAAAATGGGCGGCGGAATTGGCGGAATGGGGTCTATTCTTGGCGGCGGCGGAAGATCAAAGGCTGTTGATGAAGGAAAAGTTAAGACACGTTTTCAGGATGTGGCAGGCGTTGACGAAGCAAAAGAAGAATTGATGGAGCTTGTTGACTTTTTGAAACAGCCAAAAAAATATACTGATATAGGCGGAAAAATTCCAAAGGGCGCGTTGCTTGTAGGACCTCCGGGAACAGGAAAAACTTTGCTTGCGCGCGCTGTTGCAGGTGAAGCTGGCGTTCCATTTTTTAGAATTTCAGGTTCTGATTTTGTTGAAATGTTTGTTGGTGTTGGTGCAAGCCGTGTGCGCGATTTGTTCCGTGCTGCCCGGGAAAAAGCTCCGTGCATTATTTTTATTGACGAGCTTGACGCAATAGGCAAGAGCCGTGTAAATAATCTTGGCGGAAACGATGAGCGCGAGCAGACCTTGAATCAGCTTTTGGTTGAAATGGACGGATTCGACAATGAAAAAGGATTGATAATTCTTGCTGCTACAAACCGCCCTGACATTTTGGATCCTGCGCTTTTGCGTCCTGGAAGATTTGACCGCCAGATTGTTGTTGACAAGCCTGATGTAAAAGGCCGTGAAGAAATTCTTAGGCTTCATGCGAAGAATGTAAAAATAGATCCGAGCGTTGATTTTTCTGCTGTTGCCCATGCTACAAGCGGATTTGCTGGCGCAGATTTGGCAAATATTGTAAATGAAGCGGCTCTTCTTGCGGTTCGCGCTGGAAGAAAAGTTGTCCTTATGGATGATTTTGACGAAGCCATAGAAAAAACTTTGGTCGGTCTTAAAAAGAAATCCCGAGTTGTAAAAGAAAATGAGCGCAAGATTGTGGCTTACCATGAAACTGGCCATGCTCTTGTTGCGGCGTTTACTCCGGGAAGCGATCCAGTTCATAAGATTACGATTATTCCGCGTGGAATGGGCGCTTTAGGTTATACTTTGCAGCGTTCGGAAGATGACCAGTTCTTGTACAGCAAAAAAGAGCTTATGGGACAGATTGATGTTCTTTTGGGCGGTCGCGCGGCTGAGCAGATAATTTTTGGTGAAATAAGTACTGGCGCTTCAAATGACATTAGCCGTGCAACCGATATTATCAAACGCATGATTACTGATTATGGCATGAGCGAAAAATTCAAGAACGTTACTCTTGGAAAAAGCGGCAGAGGTTATGGAACTCAGGAACCAGAACTTGTCCGCGAATTTTCAGAAGATACGCAAAAATATGTGGACGAGGAAATTGCCCGTGTTATGGAGGAACGTTATCAGTTTGTTCTGAAAACTTTGAAAAAACACGGAAATCTTCTTGAATATATTGCGCAGCGTCTTCTTGAAAAAGAAACAATGGATGGCAAGGAATTCCAAGAAATCGTAAAGGCTGAAGATCATTGCAATGAACTTGAAGCAACAGCGGTAAAAAATTCTTCTGAAGAAAAGCCTAAACGAACAAGAAAACCTCGTGCCAAAAAGACTTCAACAGAAGAAAAATAA